The sequence below is a genomic window from Nostoc flagelliforme CCNUN1.
TAATCATTCTCTACTTGCCCAGAGTGTAAAGGTTGCAAATTGTTTTTGAGCAGATGTTCAGCATAGCTATATCCAAGTGTATTGGGAGGTAAGCGATAAAGTTTTTGGAGATCAATATCACCTAATCTTGAGCGTCTTTCAAATGCTTGTTTTCCTTGTGGGGTGCTATGAAGAAGTTCTATTATTTTTTGTAAGCTATGCAAATCAGCAACAGTATTTGCGAGGTTGCCAATACTCTCAAAATCACCATCAGGCGCTCCTCCTCAAATTTATAATGCTCTCAAGTGCGCTATCGTGCCATCCTGACTCAAGTTGGGCTACAGAATCCATCTTTAAAAACCTCCGTCAACACTTTGTCTTTTAGTTTGACATGGTATAAGAGTTTTAGTTGGTCAGAATCTGCTCTGGGTTTTTTTCTCGTGCCAAATCAACACAGGTAGTCCAATTGAGATCCAACTTGCTCCCGTAACTTCTATGTGAACGCACGAAAGTGGGTGTATTTGTTTGAGATTAGGAAGTGGAATACACAAGTAAATATTATGCTTAGTCAATTACCGAATTGCATTACTAGTCCTTCATGGTGGCAACTGATAAAATGGATTGCCGATCCGATTGGATTTCAGCAAAAGTATAGTCAAAAGTATGGAGACATTTTTTCCATGCGACTGAGTGGAATCGGTTCTTGTGTAATTCTTAGCCATCCCCAAGCCATTCAAGAAATTTTCGTGCCGAAAAATCACCCCATCCATTCAGTCCACTGGGGCGCATCTGACACCAATTGAGCAAACTTTTGAGGGTCAACATCCTCAAACTCCAGGATCACGCCCAACCGCTGATCAATAGTGAGGCTACTGAGTAATTCTTTTACCGCATCAACTCCTTCCTCTACACGTTCAATCGCCAGCCGAGCATAATACTTAACCCGCTCCCACCAAGAATCACTGAGTTCTGGATCTGTGTCCATACCCTCCCAATTATTATCTCCACTTTCATTAAAGGTGGGTGTGGACGGCGATAAAGAAGGCAGGGGAGCAGGAGGGCAGAGGAGATACTTGTACTAATTTTCCCTTTTTATAAATTGGGTTCATGAAACAGAGTAAAGATTTATTGACAGTCATCAAGTTTGATAATAATTAAAACAAATCCGTTATAATCAAACCAATAAATCTGAGAAAAAAGAGAATCTAACTGTGCCAATAATTAAAATACCAAAACATTATCTTATATATCAAGATGAAGATTCAATTACAGTAGATATACCAGAATCAATGCTGTTAGATTGGGAAAAAAACTATAAAAAAGTTTCTCAAGCTAAAGGGCTTTTAAAGCATAAAAAAGAAGCCATGCTGGCTCATTTAGATGCTGTACGTCAGGAGTGGGACGGATGAGATACGTATATGATACAAATATTTTTATTTATTATCTTGCGGATGAACCAACAGTTAATTCATTTTTTACAGAAGAATTTCTCAATTTGCACGAAGTTCTGATCTCACCGATTATCCACATAGAATTATTGGTAGTAGTGCATAGTAATGATTTAACTTCGTAAACTAGCGTTATAGTGATGAACAAAATACCAGACTGACCCGATATGATTGTCAAGTGATTTTGAGAATGACAATGTTTTACGTACTAAGCGTGAAACTCGTTGGCGTAAAGTGTTATTTAATCGTTCAATATAGCTTGTCTGACCACTATCCTTACCAACTGCACAATGCCGTTTACTAGGTAATACTTGTTTGTAAGCCTCCCAAAAATCTGTGTAACAAACTGCACATTGACGATACACTGGCGGAAGCGATCGCCATAATTGTTTTGCCGCTTGAGCGGAACGATCTCCAACATATACTCCGACAATTTCTCGTGTTTCAGAGTCGATGGCAAGCCATATCCACTGCTTATTCGCTTTTGACCCCACATAAGACCACATCTCATCAATCTGGATAACCAACCGACCTGGTTTTTTTTTAGTAACTTCAACAGATTTGCTAACTTGGTAATATTTCTGATTTACATAGTATTGTAACCAACGCAGTGAGACACCAGTAACGCGAGCGTTCGCCCTTGGCGTTGCCGAAGGCATCGCGGCCAATGATACCCGTTCAAGTAAGAGTTTATCTATTAACTCACGTGTTGAGTGGTTGATTGGTTGTCTGGTTGGGTTTTCAACAAACTGTCGTCCACAATTTTGGCATTTTAAACGTTGTTTTCCGTAGTGAGTACATCCGTTTTTAACAACGTTTTTCGAGTTGCATTTAGGGCAATGCATAGTTAATGTATTAAACGACACTTATTTAGTTTATCATTACTATGCACTACTACCCCTTCCAACTATCACAATTAATTACAATAGCTTTACCAGAAATGACTTTGAAGGGATTAACTTGCCATGCTCCACTCCTTCGTCGTAAAAATCTTGCTGCTTCTAAAACACTTCGTAACTTGCCCGACTAAAATGAAAAGACAAAATTTCTAATCCATAGCGAGAGTTTTTCCATCTCGGTTTGAGGTCTTAGGCTGTCTTTGCTAGAATTCGGTTCTAATAGACGACGACGTTTTGCTTTGACCATGATTTGATTCCTTTTTAATTACTGAAAATGAATCGAATTGAAGAGAAACATTTCTAGGTTTGGGGTTATCTCCCAGCCCCGGTGTGCGGTCGAAACGTCAGATTAATACGGGTGCTAACCACTTTGTTGGTTTTGGGAACTTGATGCAGATGTGTAGACTGACAACCGGGGTGCATGATCAACAAACTCCCGTGTTCGAGCCAGAAATCCGTTGGTCTGCCGCCGATGGCTTTAATTTGGAATTTGCGACATGACCCCAGACTGACTGATGCAATTGCTGGGTTAAATCCCATCGATGGCTCGTTGTCAGAGTGCCAGCCGATTGAGTCAGTGCCAGTCTGGTATTGATTTCCGATGACTATGCGGAACTTGTAGCCAGTCAGCGCAGTGATTCTGTCCCGCAAGTTAGCCAGATTGTCTGTCCAAGTTATGGGTTTCAAAAATACGCACTTTGAGTAGAGGTAATCACATCCGGCATCACCGTAAATACATTCAAGGCGGGGACAGGCATTGTTTTACCTGCGATCCTGATTTGATTCTGCTGCCACTCCAGTTTCAAACAGTGTTGATAGAGTTCGTTTGCAAGTTCTTGGCTTAAGAAATCGGGATAATAAGTGACTGGTAAAACTGGGGCTAATTCAGCAAATAAATTGAGTTGTTGCATGGTAGTTCTCTCAAATTTTGAAACTGCTATTAGTTCTGTTCGGCTTTAAAAACCTCAATCAACACACTTTCTGGATATAAACCAACTTTTCCAAAACGTGGGTCATGAATCCGTTCTATTTCTATGCCTTGTTTTCGACACAATGCACTTGCTTTTCTACCTTTAGTACCCGCTTCCTTTACAGATATTTCTAATCCTTGAAGATTAGCGAAACCCACAACGCTGTATTTGTGTCCGCATGGGGTATTTACTCTGTCTTGCTCAACTTCAACCGCTTTAAGCCGATGTAAAATTTCAGTCTGTTGCTGTTGTTGTTGGAGTAAATACTGTTCTTGCTCTGCCAATTGTTGTGCTAGAGCAGCGAGTAACTGTATTTGAGTCATTCCTATTTCGGAAGAATTGGCAGGTTTAGTCCAGCCCAATTTGTCTTGAATCCACGCCCGAATGCCGATGGTGTTGAATGAACGGCATACCAATCGGGCTTGTTTAGTGCAGTATCGCCCAGCCTCGTAAGCGTAGTACTCTAGGATGATTGCGATCGCAGTGTCTGGGATACCACTGGTTCTCCAGTCAGTTAGGTTCGCGGCATCAAAGCTTTGCTGCATAAGCATTTGAGCCAGTTTGGATGGTTCCAGGTTCGCGCTCTCTAATGCTTTACCGATAGCTTTATCACTAACCCCAGCCAGCCTTGCAGTTGCCCGAAGGCTAGCTTTTGCTTGACCATTAGCGTCAACTTCAATCTCTTGTTTTATCTGTTCGATGATTTCGACGATTTCAATTTGTGACATAACTTTAATTGGGTGATAATTTTTGTTGTGTGATTAGAGAGAATTAAACATTTACCCGCACCAAACTTTTTTCACCAAGCAGTGAGAAACGATTAGATATAGTCCGTGACTGAGTTAAGGTTGGCGATACCAATTCAACAACGTAAAACCAAGAATTATTCACCAGCCCAATCCCCAAAATCAACCGTTGCTTTGTTCCTTTGTCGTGAGAACAGAGCATCACTCTTTCGCCCAGAACAAAAGCAGGTTTTTGCACGTTGAGGGTTTCTAACTGACCTGTTCCGATGATTTGCTTTTGTGTGGCGTGCAGTATTTCATCATCGCAATCAACGGAATAAAGCCAACATTCGTGTTTCCATTGCATACCGCAGCAATAGCCAAATGTTCTCGTGGTTCTGAGGTATACTCTCTCCAGTAAATTGACCTCAACAGGTAGAATTGTTTGACCCCAAGGTGGGGAGAGATACCAGTTTCTCTCAAGGGCAGTAATTAACTCAATCATGTATTTTCTGTTGTTGAGATAAAATTATTTTGAGTCGGTCAAAAATCAGTGCAGCGCATTGGGGAACAATGGCATTACCCAGAGCGATCAACTGTTGTTTGTGTTGTCTTCGTCGGGCTTGGTATTCTGCCCAGAGTTGGCGATATTCTCTCTGGCGATCTGGCGTAAGCGCTGCAATTTCATTACGAGTAAGCCGACTGAAGCTGGGGACTGTGGCAGCACACAACCATCTGTCAAGGTCTGACTGTCCCACGAGATATCTACCCAACCGTTGGGAAAGCCCATGATGGCGCTGACAAAAAGTGGATTGAGAGAACGATTTGGAGTGCTGCCCACCTCGTAACAAAGGTTTCTGCCCCCTTTGGTTGGTTTTCTGTAATTGTTGTTGGCATCTATTTTGGTTGGTGTGGGCATCATCACCGCCGCCGACAGATGCAGCGTTTGTCCGCTCTTGTGTGTACAGACTCCGGGATGCTCCCCATCTTGGGCTTTGGGAGTTGGTAGCAATGAGCCAAATTCTTTCTCGTTTGTGGACAGCCCCCACCGATGCTGCTGAAAACACTCCCCATTCCACTTTCCTAAACAGAGTGCTGTTAATTGGAGGGGAAAAGGGTAAAGGGGAACGGGTAAAGGAAAGAGAAAGAAAAAATTTTCGTCATCCAGCACAGAGCAAGCATTTTTAAATATGAAACTTCCCTTTTCGCTTTAACCCTTTCCCTTTTGCCCTCTTATTTCTGCTCTAACTCCCATTTCAGATAAGTCAGTGCAGTTTGAGCATCGGCAATGTTTAAATCTGGCTGATACCCTGCTGACAAGAGTTGTTTGTAATCTGGGTGCATAGCAATCTGGGATATCAGATTTTGGGCTTGCTCAAGTAATTGGCAGAGATGCGGATTAGACATTTCAATGCCGAGCCTTGAACATAAATCCTCTGCCTTTACACCGAATGTTCCTGGCTCAATCTCCGTTTCCAACTCTTCAAGCAGAGATTGAAAGTTCGGCTGAGAATCGTTGATTTCAATCTCAATCAAATCTGCACTCTTTGTAACGACAGTTGCCCAATCGGGTAGAGTCTGTGCAATGGTCAAAGCGTAAAGTTTCATGATTGTGTCCTCTGAGATTAATAACCTAAAAATCTTCGGCAATCTCTAACAAAAAGCCGCGTCCCGTATTCTGCACTTGCACCAGTTCTTTATCCAGCAGGGTTTGAATCACTGAATCAGAAAATTGGAATTGCAGACGATGCAATGGAACACAACCGCCACAAAGCCGAATCGAACGAAGTAAATGATTTGCTCTACGCTCAAAGCTGTTGTCAACCGTCTTATACATTTGTGAAACCTCCAGTGACTGCGGCTAACTGTTGTTGCAGAATTGCTATTTGCTGTTGGTAAAAATCAATCTCTGCGCGGATCTGTGAGAATAATTCCTGTGGGGAGAGTGGTTGAATTTGATTTTCCTGAAAGTGGAACAATTCATCAGAGTTTTTCTTAGGCATCAGCGCATAGCGCCAGCCACCACCGAATTGTTCAGCCAATTCTGTACCAGAGGGATAGTAATAAAGCCCTAGAATGATGCCTTGAGTTGTGCGCTGTTCCAAAGCAAAGCGAGGGTAATCCCAGTGTTTGGGAATCGATATTGTGGGTTGCATTTATTTAATGGAGATTGTTGAAAATGTGGTGAGAGGTGATCGCTTGACAACTACGTAGGCGTAGCCCGTCGCAGACATCGCCTGGAATGAGAATAATTACGCCGTGACTAACTCCGCTCTCTCCAGCAGTCGTTGCAATCTATCGCCAGTTAGCTGTTCTAAGGGTTGCTCTAAAAAATATTCATCAAAAATGGATTTACCATCAGTAGACACGTCCACTATCGACAGCGATCGCACTGCATCATAGACCGAGTTAGAATACTGCTGCTGACCTGAATAACCCAGAATCACCCACCAGTTACCGTCAGTGCATCCGACTTGCCCCAGTTTCACGCCGTTGTTGTTGTAAATGCCATCATCGAGAATTTCAAACCCGTAATTCTGGCACTCGTTGAAGATATGCGCCATGATTCGGTTTTCAGTAGAAAAGGACAAGGAGCAGGGTGCGGGGTGCATGGGAGAGAATCTTTCCCCTCTGCGGGAGCAACGCGATTTTGTGAAGTCGGGTAAAAAAGAAGCGATCGCTAAAAATTCTATTTAAATATAAGGTAATTTTATTTACAATAAAAACATGGTTAAACACGATAATTTATCTTGATGAGATATCTCAAAAAGATTACTGGCAAGTTATTTGACGATTATTTGCAAAAATATCTGTAACGAGTCTTTAATGCTTAGTATCAATTATGTCGATAAATGACTGAAGAGCAGAATTAAAGTATAAATTTTATCATGCTGTTTGGGGTTTAATAAACGAGTTAAAGATAGAATCACAAAAATTATCCCAACTTTTAGCTATCCATTGACAACGAAGATGCAACATAATTTCCGCATTATTTTGTAACCAAAATTTACTATTTCCTTTCATACGCAAATTAACGACTTGACGAATCAAACTTTCAACTGCACTGATGTCAGATATCAAAACCTTTACTCCAAAGGGAATCCTACCTTTTTTTGTATCCTAAAATCATCTACAAGTTTAACCAGTATTGATGCTTAACTCAAGGTGGCAAATATCCTAAGTACAGTTAAATAGGTTTTTAGCGATCGCACCTTTTTTGCTCAACCTCACCAAATCGCGTTGCTCCCTATTGAAGATTTGTTTGAGGAAGAAGCAGTGTGATGACTGAACCTGCTGAAGAACCTCTTTTTGCTCTAACCTCTGTCTCATTTTATAAGCGATGCCTGTGGTGGGTTACGCCTACGCATTTACCATCTACATTCAAAAGCTGTGTTGCGATTGACTTTGAGCAAATACCATTGAGCTAGAGGAGGTGGAAACATGAATAAGCCACCTTCTAAGCGTAAAAAAGCCACCCCTGCCGCATCTAATGACAGCACATTACCAAATGACCTTGCAGAAGAGGATATCTCCCCTCAAGAAAACCCAGCCTTAGCAACAATTACCGTTACTGCTGTTGAAATTCCCGAATTAACCGAGCAAGAAATTAGCGATCGCTTGCATTTAGAACGCAAGGTGGAACGTGCATTTTTTGAGGCAGGCAAGGCATTGGCTCAGTTGCGTGATCGCAGGTTATACAGATCCACTCATCGCACGTTTGAGGAGTATTGTCGTGATAGATTTGGATACACCCATCGCCGAGTCAATTATCTAATAGCTGGTTCTGTAGTATTTGACAACATAGTGGCGGGAACAAATTGTTCCCAAAATGAGGAAGTGGATGAAACGAGAACAAATTGTTCCCAAAACGAGGAAGTGGATAAAACGGGAACAAATTGTTCCCAAAATGGGGAAGCGGATGAAACGGGAACAAATTGTTCCCAAAACGAGGAAGTAGACAAAACTCGACTTAACCCCTCACGAATCCTGCCGACTAACGAAGGACAAGTGCGCCCTCTCGCACCCCTAGAACCCCAGCAGCAGGTTAAAGTTTGGCAATGGGCAGTACATGAGGCTGGTGGTAAAGTTCCCAGTGCCAGGATCGTCACTGATGTTGTGCAGAGAATTATGGAACGTACCAGAATACCCAACACCTACCAAATTGGCGAAGTCTGCCAAATTCTTGCTAAGGACAATCCCGAACTGAGAGGCAAAGGTGGCTGTTGGGCAATTGTCAGCTCAGTGAATGACTTTAGTTGCACCGTGAGAGTCTGGGATGGGGAGTACACGGTTGGGTTGCAGCACATGAAGTCCTTCAACTACCTGCCCCAGGAATGTAAGCAGGTTCAGGAGATTAGCGATCGCATCAGTCGGGTGTATTCAGATTTGCTGGAGGAGACAGTCAAAAGTCTGTTGCAGTCGTTGGGGAAGGTGAATCGTCCTTATCTAACTGAGTTGGAAGAAAAACTTTTGAGCCTTCTAGAGTCTGAAGTTAAAGTGTCATAGCTAACTGCGTTGCCAACTCTTGATAAAACTGTTTATGTGAACCTGAATAATTTTCTGCACCTAAACGTGTTAAGTATCCCCTTCTTGCCTGTGTAAGGATTAGGGATATAGCTCAATACGGTTCAGTTAAGCCTTTTTTCTCCCCCTGCTTCCCCTGCATCCCCTGCTCCCCCTGCCTGCCTTAATAGATAAATTTCCTTAACTGAACCGTATTGGGATATAGCTGTAAATGTACAGTTTTCTGCATTCGGGATTTTCAGACCAACCAATATTGAACGCAGCATACTTAGGAAAAAAGGTGATTGCATTGTAATAATCAATGTAATCGTGAATCCACCATGCTAAGGCTGTCCAATCGGCAGTTTTCTCATAATAATCAATGAAAGAATTCAGGTTCTTCCGGCACTTTTATGGTGGTTACTAAATTTTAGTAAATTTTATTAACTACATTTTAATGATGTTTATCCTTCAAACATAGACTGTGTAACTATTACAGCAGTTTTAGGTATACTGAAATAATCCAAATAGCATGATTTATACTATAACACAGTAAAAATTAAGGCGATCGTATTAATTCTCCATAAAAGTAACGGATGAACCAGAATTCACAATAATGCAGGCTGTAGCACCCATATAACCTTGAGCGTCTGGAACATCCCAGATATGAACTGCGTAGTTAGATGTGTTACTAGCACAATTGTACTGGTTTTTATTTTCTGCACCTTTAGCATTGACAGCAGATGAGCGATATCCAGAGCGAATGCTGATTCTTCCGAAAGCTTGTTGAATTGGTTCTAGAACTTGCTCACAAAGACTTTTGCCGGAGGCGATCGCCAAATCAGGATTATCTGGTATATTTGGAATCCCTTCAAGAAAGAGAAATTTCTGAGTGCAGAAAATCACGCATAAAAAAGTTTTTGACAAACGTACTCTACCTAATTCTTCCAATGATTTGACAGTTTGTGGTCTTTTCATCATTGTTAATTTAATTTGATGCAATGAATACCCGCAAATATAACTTGAGTGATGACATTAGGAGTTTGGAACTTGATATAAGGTGAGAAGTAGCTGAATTTGCAACTGTACTTATTGAAGTTGCTAAACGCACTTGCATATCTGCTGATGTGTTGCTGAACCAGAAAATTGCTTCTCTATATAAAAGGATTGCTTGTACTCAAGAACAACTAAAAATATTGCCGACTAGGTAAGAAATTCGGACAAAATAGCAAGGTGGGCAGTAGAGAATTATCCCACACTAGCTGGAACTGCAACTGAAAACCAATATAGAGCGATCGCACTACCAATTCTGACACGTATGTATGGATTAGAACGTAGCCTAGTAGAAAATCTATTCCCAGCTTTCTTCTTCTTCACCATACTGCGCTGGCGGTTCACCATAAGATTCAAGAATCTTGGGCTTTTTCATTTTGTCATTGGCTGGTTCAATTTTCTCCACATATAAATCAAATTCCCACTCTTGCAGTAAATCAAAGATAAATTGTAAATGACTGCCTACCTCTAAGGATAAATCGCCTAAACGAAAATCGCAGGTATCAGGGGGAATTTCGACAACAGGATGATTAAATTCCAAAGTTCTTCCTAAACGGTCTTTGTGAATAAATCTGTAGAGGTGTTCTGGATCAAATCAAATGCTTGCACAATTGCGGCAGCGACTTCATCTAAATTGAAGTAACTAGGAATAGCAATCCGTCGCCAAGCATCCTGTAAATTAGCTTTAAATATATAAACACCCTCAGTAAAAGCGCCTTCAGCAATCACTAAAGTTTGTGACCATTCCGGGAAATAGGGTTTGAGATAAGGTTTTAAATTGTCAAAAGCTATGCGAAAATCTAACCGAAAATTGGCGTAATCTTCTACTTGGATATTTGAGCGACTTTCAGTTAATACAGCCATGAGAGCATTACCCCAAGGCTTGGGGTTGACATGAGTAAAACGCCAGCCTTTAGCGGCTTGTGATTTTCCTAATGTCAGTTCAATACATATAAACCAAACTTGCAAAGAGAAGATAAAAATGATGCTCCGCAATTTATTCCGAATGCTAAGTCTAGCAACTGTAACTATAGAGATACTTTTCTCACCTGTCTCAAAGGTCTTGGCACAGAATGTAACTCTGCCGCCTCCGGAATCTGGTTCGTTTTCTACGGCATTTGACTTTATTCCTGATGGCAGATTAGTCATTTTTACTGGTACTGAGGTCAGAATCCAGACGCAGCAGGGTAGCTCAAACTTTGACCTGATAGGAAATCTTC
It includes:
- a CDS encoding PIN domain-containing protein, with product MRYVYDTNIFIYYLADEPTVNSFFTEEFLNLHEVLISPIIHIELLVVVHSNDLTS
- a CDS encoding IS1 family transposase; its protein translation is MHCPKCNSKNVVKNGCTHYGKQRLKCQNCGRQFVENPTRQPINHSTRELIDKLLLERVSLAAMPSATPRANARVTGVSLRWLQYYVNQKYYQVSKSVEVTKKKPGRLVIQIDEMWSYVGSKANKQWIWLAIDSETREIVGVYVGDRSAQAAKQLWRSLPPVYRQCAVCYTDFWEAYKQVLPSKRHCAVGKDSGQTSYIERLNNTLRQRVSRLVRKTLSFSKSLDNHIGSVWYFVHHYNASLRS
- a CDS encoding alpha-ketoglutarate-dependent dioxygenase AlkB family protein, coding for MKPITWTDNLANLRDRITALTGYKFRIVIGNQYQTGTDSIGWHSDNEPSMGFNPAIASVSLGSCRKFQIKAIGGRPTDFWLEHGSLLIMHPGCQSTHLHQVPKTNKVVSTRINLTFRPHTGAGR
- a CDS encoding alpha-ketoglutarate-dependent dioxygenase AlkB, translating into MQQLNLFAELAPVLPVTYYPDFLSQELANELYQHCLKLEWQQNQIRIAGKTMPVPALNVFTVMPDVITSTQSAYF
- a CDS encoding DUF1392 domain-containing protein; protein product: MIELITALERNWYLSPPWGQTILPVEVNLLERVYLRTTRTFGYCCGMQWKHECWLYSVDCDDEILHATQKQIIGTGQLETLNVQKPAFVLGERVMLCSHDKGTKQRLILGIGLVNNSWFYVVELVSPTLTQSRTISNRFSLLGEKSLVRVNV